One Hippea jasoniae genomic region harbors:
- a CDS encoding formylglycine-generating enzyme family protein, whose protein sequence is MVKNILVVFIIVMFFSLKSYGLGYRNVEVKWDGNYLVFYYDLEGKPFQEAVVGIEVKIKKRVYVTRNLHLKGDVGIVKVGPDKKILWDVYKDFPGGIPKGSSWSLLVRPLHYTNALGMKFVYIPGGCFEMGANPKDKYAQPDEKPRHRVCVSGFFMGQYEVTNAQFNMFDPSHNSGNGKIYKLNQPNQPVVNVSWDEIQKYLKWLYLKTGEVYRLPTEAEWEYAARAGIKRDTPWQNPKNACKYANVYDITAYKKLKKYIFSQKHFPCRDGYVATAPVGSFPPNPFGLYDMIGNAAEWCYDTYYSKAYSLMKNKKDPVYLNPYQSLAKVVRGGSWINAFRYNRFSARSNNMPGLRDDFIGFRLVLEP, encoded by the coding sequence GTGGTTAAGAATATTTTGGTCGTATTTATAATTGTGATGTTTTTCTCTTTAAAATCATACGGTCTTGGCTATAGAAATGTGGAAGTTAAGTGGGATGGAAACTATCTCGTATTTTACTACGACCTTGAAGGTAAGCCTTTTCAGGAAGCTGTAGTGGGTATAGAGGTAAAAATAAAAAAGAGGGTATATGTTACAAGAAACCTGCATCTCAAAGGTGATGTAGGCATTGTAAAAGTTGGTCCTGATAAAAAAATTCTCTGGGATGTTTATAAGGATTTTCCAGGCGGCATACCCAAAGGCAGCAGTTGGTCTTTACTTGTGAGGCCTTTACACTACACAAATGCATTGGGTATGAAGTTTGTGTATATTCCTGGCGGATGCTTTGAAATGGGTGCAAATCCCAAAGATAAATACGCTCAACCGGATGAAAAACCACGACACAGGGTTTGTGTAAGTGGTTTTTTTATGGGTCAATATGAGGTAACAAATGCCCAATTTAACATGTTTGACCCATCACATAACAGCGGAAACGGAAAGATCTATAAACTCAACCAGCCCAATCAACCCGTTGTAAATGTTTCATGGGATGAAATTCAGAAGTATTTAAAATGGCTTTACTTAAAAACAGGAGAGGTTTACAGACTGCCTACAGAGGCTGAGTGGGAGTATGCTGCAAGGGCTGGTATAAAAAGGGATACACCCTGGCAAAATCCCAAAAACGCCTGCAAATATGCAAATGTTTATGATATAACTGCTTATAAGAAGCTTAAGAAATATATCTTTTCACAGAAGCATTTTCCTTGCAGGGATGGCTATGTTGCAACAGCGCCTGTTGGTAGCTTTCCGCCCAACCCGTTTGGTTTATACGATATGATCGGCAATGCAGCTGAGTGGTGCTACGATACATACTACTCAAAAGCTTATAGCTTAATGAAAAACAAAAAAGATCCCGTATACCTGAACCCCTATCAATCACTTGCCAAAGTGGTCAGGGGCGGTAGCTGGATAAATGCCTTCAGGTATAACCGCTTTTCAGCGCGAAGCAACAATATGCCCGGCTTAAGAGATGATTTTATCGGCTTTAGACTTGTTTTAGAACCCTGA
- the gap gene encoding type I glyceraldehyde-3-phosphate dehydrogenase, which translates to MAIKVAINGFGRIGRCFFRTCIGYEDIDIVAINDLTDAKTLAHLLKYDSVHGVLRQHEITSEGDEIIFDGKHIKVYANTDPSALPWKEIGVDLVLESTGRFRTKEKASLHLNAGAKKVVISAPAKGGDVPTVVLGVNDVGFDFKNNDIISNASCTTNCVAPIAKILHDNFGIIHGFMTTVHSYTNDQRILDLPHSDLRRARAAAENIIPTTTGAAIAVGLVVPSLKGKLDGISMRVPTSNVSIVDLVVEVEKEATIESVNEAVKKASETSMKGIVEYLTESVVSKDLNGNPHSSMFDSLSTMVIDNRLVKVLSWYDNEWGYSSRLRDLILRIKNEGF; encoded by the coding sequence GTGGCAATAAAAGTGGCTATTAACGGTTTTGGAAGAATCGGTAGGTGTTTTTTTAGAACATGTATAGGTTATGAAGATATAGATATTGTTGCAATAAATGATCTGACAGACGCTAAAACACTTGCGCATCTTTTAAAATACGATTCGGTTCACGGTGTTTTAAGGCAACATGAGATTACATCAGAGGGTGATGAGATTATTTTTGATGGAAAACATATTAAAGTTTATGCAAATACAGATCCTTCTGCTTTGCCGTGGAAGGAGATTGGTGTTGACCTTGTGCTTGAATCCACAGGAAGATTCAGAACAAAAGAAAAAGCCTCACTGCATCTAAATGCAGGTGCAAAGAAGGTTGTAATCAGTGCACCTGCCAAAGGCGGCGATGTGCCAACCGTTGTGCTTGGCGTAAACGATGTAGGTTTTGACTTTAAGAATAACGACATCATATCCAATGCATCATGCACAACAAACTGTGTGGCACCAATTGCCAAGATCCTTCATGACAATTTTGGTATAATTCACGGCTTTATGACTACCGTGCACTCCTATACAAACGATCAGCGTATACTTGATCTGCCTCATAGCGATTTGAGAAGGGCAAGGGCAGCAGCAGAGAATATTATTCCAACAACGACAGGAGCAGCCATTGCTGTGGGTCTTGTTGTGCCTTCGCTGAAAGGTAAGCTTGATGGTATATCGATGAGGGTGCCAACATCCAATGTTTCCATTGTTGATTTAGTTGTAGAGGTCGAAAAAGAAGCAACGATAGAATCTGTTAATGAAGCAGTTAAAAAAGCAAGCGAAACATCTATGAAGGGCATTGTGGAATATTTAACAGAGTCTGTGGTGTCGAAGGATTTAAACGGCAATCCTCACTCAAGCATGTTTGATAGTCTCTCAACGATGGTTATAGATAACAGACTTGTTAAGGTTTTAAGCTGGTATGATAATGAGTGGGGCTACTCATCCCGTCTGAGAGATTTGATTTTGAGAATTAAAAATGAGGGATTCTGA
- the secG gene encoding preprotein translocase subunit SecG, which yields MLSLLIAVQVFLGVILVVLILMQKGKGAEMGVSFGAGAADTLFGPTGGMSLLAKITWGLAFVFMLNSISISYIVYKSKNASLIEHVKTTPSKTVNLPKGAKPITK from the coding sequence GTGCTTAGTTTGCTTATAGCTGTTCAGGTGTTTTTGGGTGTTATACTGGTTGTTTTGATTTTAATGCAGAAGGGCAAAGGCGCAGAGATGGGTGTTTCATTTGGTGCAGGTGCGGCTGATACCCTGTTTGGACCAACAGGTGGCATGAGCCTTCTTGCAAAGATCACATGGGGATTGGCATTTGTTTTTATGCTAAACTCTATCAGCATCTCCTACATCGTTTATAAATCAAAAAACGCATCATTGATAGAGCATGTTAAAACAACACCTTCAAAAACTGTTAACCTTCCAAAAGGCGCAAAACCGATAACAAAATAG
- the tpiA gene encoding triose-phosphate isomerase, protein MRRFIVAANWKMHFVLEEALNVARDMAKDIKASVEVIVFPPAVFIHPVFEIFKQTHLKLGAQNIYFEQKGAFTGEISAAMVKSLGCEYVIVGHSERRHIFSESDIEVHKKVKAAIENDLKVVVCVGETLKEREQNKAFDVVERQIVSALDGIDLEKVVVAYEPVWAIGTGVAADVKTITQMHNFIRELVENVPILYGGSVKDSNAFELGNIDNVDGFLVGSASLKSDSFSNIIAAFEKAKGVGSA, encoded by the coding sequence ATGAGAAGGTTTATCGTTGCTGCAAACTGGAAAATGCATTTTGTTCTGGAAGAGGCTTTGAATGTTGCAAGAGATATGGCAAAAGATATAAAAGCCTCTGTTGAGGTTATTGTGTTTCCACCTGCCGTTTTTATCCATCCTGTTTTTGAAATATTTAAACAAACACATCTAAAGTTGGGTGCTCAAAATATCTACTTTGAGCAGAAAGGGGCATTTACGGGTGAAATTTCTGCAGCCATGGTTAAGAGCCTGGGTTGTGAGTATGTAATAGTGGGACACTCTGAAAGGAGACATATATTTTCTGAAAGTGACATTGAGGTGCACAAAAAGGTTAAAGCTGCGATAGAAAACGATTTAAAAGTCGTTGTATGCGTGGGTGAAACACTGAAGGAAAGAGAACAGAATAAAGCGTTTGATGTTGTGGAAAGGCAGATTGTTTCAGCGCTTGACGGTATCGATTTAGAAAAAGTTGTGGTGGCTTATGAACCTGTGTGGGCTATTGGAACAGGTGTTGCAGCTGATGTTAAAACCATCACTCAAATGCATAACTTTATACGGGAGCTTGTTGAGAATGTGCCAATTCTATACGGTGGGAGCGTTAAAGATTCAAACGCTTTTGAGCTTGGAAATATAGATAATGTTGATGGCTTTCTGGTGGGTAGTGCAAGCTTGAAATCTGATAGTTTTAGTAATATAATTGCTGCGTTTGAAAAAGCAAAGGGGGTAGGTAGTGCTTAG
- a CDS encoding HD domain-containing phosphohydrolase yields MTQMRTIEGVLKKLTYLVFFIFIAISVAFLYVEKNEKQTIYNYILNAKIKKHKQQIKLETYAAISFIDAQTKTIMHDEFVKLGYAIRLASTISNHDRNPIQKLKDIGFENGYRLAVFYKDGSSNIDFLNLNYCKPYKSDLNFVSIHFFICSSPSIKVNNQPQKFLLATTKLRQLDLEVGAYKPMLEVEQKIMDVVFKKINDFILADKNSDSYFFIAKILNINGGDAFAMNIFNKSRGITIGKPASSHKPDAMGNYYREKYLKALKEKGQTYSVYYYPSPTSSKPRKKISFRMLYKPLNWMVGTGFYVDNLKKNAALMADEISKKLKLFNLLLLGVFILSIFLINGAGSALSKRISEDASKIISGLKKLGKTETPIKLQSIEFDKFRKIAEAINLASTQIINKNNQIERNRVEFIETFVKVVEARDVYTKGHSERVAYYAKKIGEMLGLDEKRQHNLYISGLLHDLGKVAIPDAILLKPGKLSEHEYEIMKLHPLFSYLLVKDISMFKDIAIFVKQHHERCDGKGYPDGLSCKDITLEGKILAIADVFDALTTSRPYRAAFSIQKAITIMKESALDNQILAQIEDALPRLLLIENDQPQTTDILKQIEQSRMELFEKDLFSGLYRIKAFLDFIGELIKRKRDYYIFMVDIKKLKRINFLLGYEAGNRLILEVAKLIRDLENTSFHARIGANFFGFVYKGSNPEEMAKIIKDRLSQIEIEGQHFEYYVSFISLDEAQSAEEAVYLLEEKIEQIKYHS; encoded by the coding sequence ATGACACAAATGAGAACCATCGAGGGTGTTTTAAAAAAACTTACATACCTGGTCTTTTTTATATTTATTGCCATTTCAGTTGCTTTCTTGTATGTAGAAAAGAACGAAAAACAAACCATTTACAATTATATCTTAAATGCAAAGATCAAAAAACATAAACAGCAGATAAAACTTGAAACATATGCTGCCATCTCCTTTATAGATGCACAAACAAAAACAATTATGCATGACGAATTTGTAAAACTTGGTTATGCCATTAGACTTGCATCCACCATCTCAAATCATGATAGGAATCCAATTCAAAAATTGAAGGATATAGGATTTGAAAATGGCTATAGATTGGCTGTTTTTTATAAAGATGGCTCAAGTAATATAGATTTTTTAAACTTAAACTACTGCAAGCCATATAAATCAGATTTAAATTTCGTCTCAATCCATTTTTTTATCTGTTCATCCCCCTCAATTAAGGTTAATAATCAGCCGCAAAAATTCCTTCTTGCAACAACAAAACTGAGGCAATTGGATCTTGAGGTTGGTGCATACAAACCGATGCTTGAGGTTGAACAAAAAATCATGGATGTGGTTTTTAAGAAAATCAACGATTTCATATTAGCTGATAAAAATTCAGATAGCTACTTTTTCATAGCCAAAATTTTGAACATAAACGGCGGAGATGCCTTTGCCATGAATATTTTCAACAAATCCAGGGGTATTACTATAGGCAAACCAGCTTCTTCACATAAACCCGATGCAATGGGTAATTACTACAGAGAAAAATACCTAAAAGCCTTAAAAGAAAAAGGCCAGACCTATTCTGTATATTACTATCCCTCACCAACAAGCTCAAAACCGCGTAAAAAGATATCCTTCAGAATGCTCTACAAACCGCTAAACTGGATGGTGGGTACAGGTTTTTATGTTGATAATCTAAAAAAGAACGCTGCGTTGATGGCCGATGAGATATCTAAAAAACTAAAACTTTTCAATCTGCTTTTATTGGGTGTTTTTATTTTATCCATTTTTCTTATAAATGGTGCAGGAAGTGCTCTATCAAAACGGATATCAGAGGATGCATCAAAAATCATCTCTGGCCTTAAAAAATTAGGTAAAACAGAAACACCTATAAAGCTACAGAGCATAGAGTTTGATAAATTTAGAAAAATAGCAGAAGCAATCAATTTAGCCTCAACCCAGATTATCAACAAAAACAATCAGATTGAGCGAAACAGGGTTGAGTTTATCGAAACATTTGTAAAGGTTGTTGAAGCAAGGGATGTTTACACCAAAGGGCATTCTGAGCGTGTTGCATACTATGCAAAGAAAATCGGAGAGATGTTAGGGCTTGATGAGAAGAGACAGCATAATCTCTATATCTCCGGTCTTTTGCATGACTTAGGTAAGGTTGCAATACCCGATGCCATACTGTTAAAACCAGGAAAACTCAGTGAACATGAGTATGAAATAATGAAACTTCATCCGCTTTTTTCATATCTGCTTGTAAAAGACATATCCATGTTTAAAGACATAGCAATTTTTGTAAAGCAACACCATGAGCGTTGTGATGGCAAAGGATACCCCGATGGGTTAAGCTGCAAAGATATAACGCTTGAAGGAAAAATCCTTGCCATAGCCGATGTATTTGATGCATTAACAACCTCAAGGCCTTACAGGGCAGCGTTTTCTATACAGAAAGCTATAACAATTATGAAAGAAAGCGCCTTAGATAATCAAATACTCGCACAGATCGAAGATGCTCTGCCACGACTATTGCTGATTGAAAACGACCAGCCACAGACAACAGATATTTTAAAGCAGATAGAGCAAAGCAGAATGGAGCTGTTTGAAAAAGACCTCTTTAGCGGACTTTACAGGATAAAGGCGTTTCTTGATTTTATCGGTGAGCTTATAAAAAGGAAAAGGGATTACTATATCTTTATGGTTGATATAAAAAAACTAAAAAGAATCAATTTTTTACTTGGCTATGAGGCAGGCAACAGATTGATATTAGAGGTTGCAAAACTTATAAGGGATCTTGAAAACACCTCATTTCATGCACGCATAGGTGCAAACTTCTTTGGTTTTGTATATAAAGGCTCCAATCCAGAAGAAATGGCAAAAATCATAAAAGATAGACTTAGCCAAATAGAGATAGAAGGCCAGCATTTTGAATATTATGTGAGTTTTATTTCCTTAGATGAAGCACAAAGTGCAGAGGAAGCTGTTTATCTACTTGAAGAAAAGATAGAACAAATCAAATATCATTCTTAA
- the aroQ gene encoding type II 3-dehydroquinate dehydratase, with translation MKIAVVNGPNLNLLSKRETDIYGKYSLDEINNMLLDKARVMGVELDFFFSNTEGEIVSYIQTLFDWDGLIINAAAYTHTSIAIRDAIKAVKIPFVEVHISNIFARENFRHTSYLSDIALAVVSGCGAYGYLYALDYLVRVLKQV, from the coding sequence ATGAAAATAGCAGTTGTCAACGGCCCAAACCTCAATCTGCTCTCAAAAAGAGAGACTGATATTTACGGGAAATATTCTCTTGATGAAATAAACAATATGCTTTTGGATAAAGCGCGTGTTATGGGCGTTGAGCTTGATTTTTTCTTCTCAAATACAGAAGGCGAAATTGTAAGCTACATTCAAACGCTCTTTGATTGGGATGGTTTAATAATTAATGCAGCTGCCTATACGCATACAAGCATAGCTATCAGGGATGCCATAAAAGCCGTTAAAATTCCATTTGTTGAGGTACATATATCAAACATCTTTGCAAGAGAAAACTTCAGGCACACATCGTACCTATCCGATATTGCATTGGCTGTTGTTTCAGGATGCGGGGCATACGGTTATTTGTATGCCCTTGATTATCTTGTCAGGGTTCTAAAACAAGTCTAA
- a CDS encoding phosphoglycerate kinase yields the protein MKFINEVDLKGKRVFIRCDFNVPMDENGNITDDTRIKAALPTIQYAIDNKAKVILASHLGRPKGKKNEKYSLRAVAKRLSTLLSRDVVFISDLDDENELKKLEGLDVGDVALLENLRFYPGEEQNSEEFAAKLLKLFDIYVNDAFGVCHRKHASVYALAKLAKVAVAGFLLKKELEYFAKIFEIKEKPFVAVIGGAKISGKLDCLVNLLDKADKILIGGAQAFTFLKALGYETGKSLVEDELIDEALNILNKAKTLNVKLYLPVDFLCSASIDDTVNTCYCTYQEIKKDMMGLDIGPATVKLFEEALSDAKVVVWNGPMGVFEKKEFAHGTNKIAEAIGRLKALSVVGGGDTAEAVIRANQAHNMSYISTGGGASLKLLEGKTLPAVEVLEEKE from the coding sequence ATGAAGTTTATCAATGAAGTTGATTTAAAGGGTAAGAGGGTTTTTATACGATGCGATTTTAATGTGCCTATGGATGAAAACGGCAATATAACAGACGATACACGTATAAAAGCAGCGCTTCCAACAATTCAGTATGCCATAGACAATAAGGCAAAGGTTATACTTGCAAGCCACCTTGGCAGACCTAAAGGCAAAAAAAATGAGAAGTATTCATTAAGAGCTGTTGCAAAAAGGCTTTCCACACTTCTGTCAAGGGATGTGGTTTTTATATCGGATCTTGATGATGAAAATGAGCTTAAAAAACTTGAAGGTTTAGATGTAGGCGATGTAGCCTTGCTTGAAAATCTGAGATTTTATCCGGGTGAGGAGCAAAACTCAGAGGAATTTGCTGCTAAACTTCTAAAACTATTTGATATCTATGTAAACGATGCATTTGGTGTCTGCCATAGAAAACATGCAAGCGTATATGCCCTTGCAAAACTTGCAAAAGTGGCTGTGGCTGGTTTTCTGCTTAAAAAGGAGCTTGAGTATTTTGCAAAAATATTTGAAATCAAGGAAAAACCGTTTGTTGCTGTTATAGGTGGTGCCAAGATTTCGGGTAAACTTGATTGTTTGGTTAATCTTTTAGATAAGGCCGATAAAATTTTAATTGGTGGTGCTCAGGCCTTTACATTTCTAAAAGCACTCGGTTATGAAACAGGCAAAAGCCTTGTTGAGGATGAGCTGATCGATGAGGCTTTGAATATTCTAAATAAGGCAAAAACACTCAATGTAAAGTTATATTTACCTGTTGATTTCTTATGCTCTGCTTCCATCGATGATACGGTTAACACCTGCTACTGCACCTATCAGGAGATAAAAAAAGATATGATGGGGCTTGATATAGGGCCAGCAACGGTTAAGTTGTTTGAAGAAGCCCTATCCGATGCTAAGGTTGTTGTATGGAATGGACCGATGGGCGTTTTTGAAAAAAAAGAGTTTGCTCACGGCACAAATAAAATTGCTGAGGCTATTGGCAGGCTGAAGGCTTTGAGTGTGGTTGGTGGTGGTGATACAGCAGAGGCTGTGATAAGAGCCAATCAGGCGCATAATATGAGCTATATATCAACCGGTGGCGGTGCTTCGTTGAAACTACTTGAAGGCAAAACGCTGCCTGCTGTTGAGGTTCTGGAGGAGAAAGAATGA
- a CDS encoding peptide-binding protein, whose amino-acid sequence MKKPLLAAIVVFLFILKAQAGVVYFSLGANPKRFIPFLAVDSSSAEISSYIFNGLLKLNKDMKIVGDLAKSYEIKDGGRKIIFHLRKNVFWQDGVPFSAKDVIFTYKLIVNPNTPTPYSGKYKIIKRIYAPDIYTVVVEYPYPFAPALYSWMMGIVPQHLLKNVKNIATCKFNRKPIGTGPYRFVTYKTSQYVILKAYNHYFIHKPYIDKIIYRIIPDQTTALLELKNRKLDMLSLTPLQYKFEFSRQDKKHYKVYFEPSGGYTYLGFNLKLKMFKDLMVRKAICMAINREEIKKTILFGFGRVADSIYPVNSPYFVDKKVCSYNPKEAVRLLKEAGYKMGNDGFFYKNGHRFSFTVYTNEGNTQRKYAALMIQYYLKKIGIDMKIRILEWQAFLNLVNERHFDAVILGWQLGADPDQYSLWDSKSDFKGGFNFVGFHSKRVDKLIETARKTFDPQKRKKLYLKINDLITSQLPYIFLYYPTSIVAVNKDIKGIKPAKAGIMYNFIDWRY is encoded by the coding sequence ATGAAAAAGCCCCTGCTTGCGGCTATAGTTGTATTTTTATTTATTTTGAAAGCCCAGGCGGGGGTGGTTTATTTCTCACTCGGGGCTAACCCCAAACGATTCATTCCTTTTCTTGCCGTTGATTCCTCATCGGCTGAAATATCGTCCTATATTTTCAATGGATTACTCAAGCTGAACAAGGATATGAAAATTGTGGGCGATCTTGCAAAAAGCTATGAGATCAAAGATGGTGGCAGAAAAATAATATTCCATTTAAGAAAAAATGTTTTCTGGCAGGACGGTGTACCTTTTAGTGCAAAGGATGTTATTTTTACCTATAAACTGATTGTAAACCCCAACACACCGACGCCATATTCAGGGAAATATAAAATAATCAAAAGAATATATGCACCTGATATCTATACCGTTGTTGTTGAATATCCTTACCCGTTTGCACCTGCTTTGTACTCCTGGATGATGGGTATCGTGCCGCAACATCTTCTAAAAAATGTTAAAAATATTGCAACCTGTAAGTTTAATCGCAAACCCATAGGCACAGGGCCTTATAGATTTGTTACATACAAAACATCTCAGTATGTAATTTTGAAAGCCTACAATCACTATTTTATTCACAAGCCCTATATCGATAAGATTATCTACAGGATCATACCCGATCAAACAACTGCTTTGCTTGAATTAAAAAACAGAAAATTGGATATGCTATCTTTGACGCCACTTCAGTATAAGTTTGAATTTTCAAGACAGGATAAAAAACACTACAAAGTCTATTTTGAGCCATCGGGCGGATACACCTATTTGGGTTTTAATTTAAAACTAAAGATGTTTAAGGATCTGATGGTTAGAAAGGCTATATGTATGGCTATCAATCGTGAGGAGATCAAAAAAACGATTCTTTTTGGATTTGGCAGAGTGGCAGATAGTATATACCCTGTAAACTCACCCTATTTTGTTGATAAAAAGGTTTGTTCGTATAACCCAAAAGAGGCAGTCAGGCTTTTGAAAGAGGCTGGATATAAAATGGGAAACGATGGATTTTTTTATAAAAATGGGCATCGCTTTAGCTTCACAGTTTATACCAACGAAGGCAATACTCAAAGAAAATACGCGGCGTTGATGATTCAATACTACTTAAAAAAGATAGGCATAGATATGAAAATAAGAATTCTTGAGTGGCAGGCTTTTTTAAATTTAGTTAACGAAAGGCATTTTGATGCTGTGATTTTGGGCTGGCAGCTTGGTGCTGACCCCGATCAATACTCCCTGTGGGATTCAAAGAGTGATTTTAAGGGAGGATTTAACTTTGTTGGTTTTCACTCAAAAAGGGTTGATAAGCTCATTGAGACGGCAAGAAAAACCTTTGATCCACAAAAAAGAAAAAAACTCTATTTAAAAATAAACGACCTTATCACATCTCAGCTGCCCTATATTTTTCTATACTATCCAACATCGATAGTGGCTGTAAATAAAGATATCAAAGGTATAAAGCCTGCAAAAGCAGGTATTATGTATAATTTCATAGACTGGAGATATTGA
- a CDS encoding MBL fold metallo-hydrolase, with protein sequence MNLIQLTENVFYIEGSTNIGVINDKNGVILIDTGLDDETAANILQLLEKNHLYPKAIINTHSHGDHCGGNAYIQKYASVKIYASEIEAGIIQTPILEPLYFFSGAWPIDDLMIRILNAPPSHVDYIIEKDENYLGFDDIELKIIKLPGHSPNQIGIAAEGVLFCADVVFGERVLKRHPIPYHIDIGQLKNTLDYLKKSKFNMYVPSHGEHTNSIKSLVEMNIEVIENIERFIKEDTLKKKTTEELVKDVCDFCGIKIKNARSYFVLKTSVMAYLTALYREKVLNIEVNDNTIYWINAIK encoded by the coding sequence ATGAATTTAATTCAACTTACTGAGAATGTTTTTTATATAGAAGGTAGCACGAATATAGGTGTTATAAATGATAAGAATGGGGTTATTTTAATAGATACAGGACTTGATGATGAAACTGCAGCTAATATTTTGCAGCTATTAGAAAAAAATCATCTTTACCCGAAAGCCATAATAAATACTCATTCTCATGGAGATCATTGTGGTGGTAATGCTTATATACAGAAATATGCATCAGTAAAAATATATGCTTCAGAAATTGAGGCGGGTATAATACAGACACCAATTCTTGAACCTTTATACTTTTTCAGTGGGGCATGGCCTATTGATGACTTGATGATTAGAATCCTCAATGCTCCACCATCCCATGTTGACTATATTATAGAGAAAGATGAAAACTATCTTGGTTTCGATGATATTGAGCTTAAGATTATTAAACTACCGGGTCATTCTCCCAATCAAATTGGTATTGCAGCAGAGGGAGTTTTGTTTTGCGCTGATGTTGTGTTTGGCGAAAGGGTATTAAAAAGGCATCCCATACCGTATCATATTGATATTGGACAATTAAAAAACACTCTTGATTATTTAAAAAAGAGCAAATTTAATATGTATGTTCCTTCTCATGGAGAACATACCAACAGTATAAAGTCTCTTGTTGAGATGAATATTGAGGTTATAGAAAATATAGAGAGATTTATAAAAGAAGATACTCTCAAAAAGAAAACAACTGAAGAGCTTGTAAAAGATGTTTGTGATTTTTGTGGCATTAAGATAAAAAATGCAAGGTCTTATTTTGTGCTAAAAACATCCGTTATGGCATATTTAACAGCTCTTTATAGAGAAAAGGTTTTAAACATTGAAGTAAACGATAATACTATTTACTGGATTAATGCAATTAAATAG